A genome region from Gadus macrocephalus chromosome 15, ASM3116895v1 includes the following:
- the LOC132473354 gene encoding protein FAM161A-like: protein MYRSKSLENKELMALCSRGRYLYDVQDMDCNSEDEESDSEFYKGEMRNSLSMDNCVYQVEEEEEEEKEEEGQVYFSNQEYYWRLEELKKTHLRNMAELEKMYIGRSEGGQQNYQHGLGLGGGGNSLTEEQAAPTRRLQRINSQEELDFHDTSSGSDQSELSNVQDSVGELEMFMDCLAGIPSQDTTFGRDRLVNPEAGRLQFFLQASRNNADRLKPKPALSQSAMSRSGMSRSGMVAWAKPTSKPTVPKPFRMMLREEERKRRQVRTRSEVELENTLLRRELEELRECRKKFRASPAPAHTHLSLYEVIGRGATQRSRAETSCDRANPATGLMQPFSFLERERRKKEARIVAELGNLCPKEVSCTFKARPLPCSVYGSSRQRGVHSPEAKTKSPSKSPFATSKSQADKGSLDEIQHEAVRGRLPERSWISGRCSVNKSVKKHMEVSIEMVKEREWSHVHPHLGASCDVHTTLGPDEEMHILADKSVY, encoded by the exons ATGTACAGGTCCAAATCATTGGAAAATAAGGAATTGATGGCGTTGTGTAGCAGGGGACGATATCTCTATGATGTCCAAGACATGGACTGCAACAGTGAG GATGAGGAATCGGACTCTGAGTTCTACAAAGGGGAGATGAGGAACTCCCTGTCCATGGACAACTGTGTATaccaggtggaggaagaggaggaggaggagaaggaagaggagggccaAGTCTACTTCTCCAACCAGGAATACTACTGGAGGTTGGAAGAGCTGAAGAAAACCCACCTGAGAAACATGGCTGAACTGGAGAAAATGTACATAGGGCGGAGCGAGGGGGGACAGCAGAACTACCAGCATGGCCTGGGCCTTGGAGGTGGAGGAAACAG CCTGACAGAAGAACAGGCCGCTCCAACCAGAAGGCTTCAACGAATTAACTCTCAGGAGGAGTTGGACTTCCATGACACCTCCAGTGGCTCAGACCAATCAGAACTCTCCAATGTGCAAGATAGTGTGGGGGAACTTGAAATGTTCATGGACTGTTTGGCTGGGATTCCTAGCCAGGATACAACCTTTGGCAG AGACAGACTGGTGAATCCAGAAGCTGGTCGCTTACAATTCTTCCTTCAGGCCAGCCGCAATAATGCGGACCGTCTAAAACCCAAACCAGCATTGTCCCAGTCAGCGATGTCCCGGTCAGGGATGTCCCGGTCAGGTATGGTGGCCTGGGCCAAGCCCACCTCTAAGCCCACCGTGCCCAAGCCCTTCCGGATGAtgctgagagaggaggagaggaaacgtCGCCAGGTGCGAACACGGTCGGAGGTGGAGTTGGAGAACACCCTGTTGCgacgggagctggaggagctcagGGAGTGCCGGAAGAAGTTCCGGGCGTCACCCGCTCCCGCTCACACCCACCTGTCCCTCTACGAGGTCATCGGCCGGGGAGCCACTCAGCGGAGCCGCGCGGAAACCAGCTGCGACCGGGCCAATCCCGCCACTGGTCTGATGCAGCCTTTCAGCTTcctcgagagagagaggaggaaaaaggAGGCCAGGATTGTGGCAGAGCTGGGGAACCTGTGCCCCAAGGAGGTGTCATGCACCTTCAAGGCTAGGCCCCTGCCCTGCTCCGTGTATGGCAGCTCCAGACAACGAGGGGTGCACAGTCCAGAGGCCAAGACTAAGAGTCCATCCAAGTCGCCCTTTGCCACTAGCAAATCCCAGGCAGACAAGGGGAGTTTAGATGAAATCCAGCATGAGGCTGTGCGTGGGCGACTGCCAGAGAGGTCCTGGATATCTGGGAGATGTTCAGTAAACAAGTCTGTGAAGAAGCACATGGAGGTGTCCATAGAGATGGTCAAGGAGAGAGAATGGTCCCACGTCCATCCACACCTCGGTGCCAGTTGTGATGTCCATACCACACTGGGGCCCGATGAAGAGATGCACATATTGGCTGACAAGAGTGTTTACTAA
- the perp gene encoding p53 apoptosis effector related to PMP-22, which produces MFRCGIAYPRCRWILPLLLLFAIIFDIIAIAATSGWVEDEDAKSHYANMWEQCRGRNDQWECKSLMTNSWAQAVAALMIIGLLILILAFIVSCVALCCTLNITLLPLVGVLLFIVVVLQIIALIIYPVKFNEQIFEGHYSYTWAYGFGWGATILTIGCGILFCCLPRYEDELTGLAKTKYIYSSSA; this is translated from the exons ATGTTTCGCTGTGGAATCGCGTACCCCCGATGCAGGTGGATCCTGCCCCTGCTCCTGCTCTTCGCCATTATTTTCGACATTATCGCCATCGCGGCTACTTCGGGATGGGTCGAGGACGAGGACGCCAAGTCTCACTACGCCAACATGTGGGAGCAGTGCCGTGGCAGGAACGATCAGTGGGAATGCAAATCACTTATGACGAACT cttgGGCCCAGGCTGTGGCTGCTCTGATGATCATTGgactcctcatcctcatcctcgcCTTCATCGTCTCCTGTGTGGCTCTCTGCTGCACCCTAAACATCACCCTTCTGCCTTTAGTAGGAGTGCTTCTCTTCATAGtcg TTGTCCTTCAAATCATCGCGCTCATCATCTATCCAGTGAAGTTCAATGAGCAGATCTTCGAGGGCCACTACTCCTACACCTGGGCATACGGCTTCGGCTGGGGGGCCACCATCCTCACCATCGGCTGTGGGATCCTCTTCTGCTGCCTGCCCCGCTACGAGGACGAGCTGACAGGCCTGGCTAAGACCAAATACATCTACTCTTCCTCAGCCTAA